The following proteins come from a genomic window of Chanos chanos chromosome 15, fChaCha1.1, whole genome shotgun sequence:
- the wdr74 gene encoding WD repeat-containing protein 74, translating to MAAKSQICSVWVGSETGILKGVSLTKKQAFNFCEMSCLSRDQEVCAMAWADPHESEVLVGCVNGTVKTFSTEKGIFTENRQCGDVTQGRFTGLAVTDSSLITCVESGLLKVWKEGSTETVEINAGAAVCRMRQNPAHRHRVATGGKENPLKVWDLERPDTPIFTAKNVRNDWLDLRVPVWVRDMAFIPDSDKIVTCTGHHQIRVYDPSTPQRRPVLEVQFGEYPLTALSLPASQGSVVVGNTHGQLAVLDLRKGLVRGCLKGLAGGVRGLQCHPSLPLVASCGLDRFLRIHSLEDRSLQHKVYLKSRLNCVLLSSRGLEQSDGDVNGEVEEVKVEEADEGDEVWDTMETVTEKRRKRNAGEEEEDGKVTEKHAKKKKAAKNL from the exons ATGGCAGCGAAAAGTCAAATATGTTCAGTGTGGGTCGGGTCGGAAACGGGGATATTGAAAG GAGTGAGTCTGACCAAAAAACAAGCTTTCAACTTCTGCGAGATGAGTTGCCTTAGTCGGGACCAGGAGGTGTGTGCAATGGCATGGGCCGATCCTCACGAGTCAGAG gTATTAGTTGGCTGTGTGAATGGCACAGTGAAGACTTTTAGCACAGAGAAGGGGAtcttcacagagaacagacagtgtggtgATGTCACACAGGGAAGATTCACAGGGCTCGCCGTCACAGACAG TTCTCTCATCACGTGTGTGGAGTCTGGGCTCCTGAAGGTCTGGAAGGAGGgcagcacagagaca GTTGAGATCAATGCTGGCGCTGCCGTGTGTCGAATGAGACAAAATCCAGCCCATCGCCATCGAGTAGCCACTGGGGGCAAAGAGAACCCGCTCAAAGTTTGGGACCTGGAGAGACCAGACACTCCTATATTCACCGCTAAAAAT GTGCGAAATGATTGGCTGGAcctgcgtgtgcctgtgtgggtgAGAGACATGGCCTTCATCCCAGACTCTGACAAGATAGTCACATGCACCGGACACCATCAG ATCCGCGTGTACGACCCGTCCACCCCTCAGAGACGACCGGTTCTGGAGGTTCAGTTTGGAGAGTACCCCCTCACAGcgctctctctgcctgccagCCAGGGCTCTGTGGTTGTGGGCAATACGCACGGGCAGCTGGCCGTCTTAGATTTGCGGAAAG GCCTGGTGCGTGGGTGTCTGAAGGGGCTGGCAGGGGGGGTGCGGGGGCTGCAGTGtcacccctctctccccctggtGGCTTCCTGCGGTTTGGATCGTTTTCTGAGAATACACAGCCTGGAAGATCGCTCTTTACAACACAAG GTGTACCTGAAGTCACGACTCAACTGCGTGCTGCTTTCTAGCAGAGGTTTGGAG CAGAGTGATGGGGACGTTAAcggagaggtggaggaggtgaaggtggaGGAGGCGGACGAGGGCGATGAGGTGTGGGACACCATGgagacagtaacagagaaaaggagaaaacgAAAcgcaggagaagaggaagaagacggaaaagtcacagagaaacacgccaagaaaaaaaaagcggcGAAAAATCTGTGA